A stretch of the Malus sylvestris chromosome 10, drMalSylv7.2, whole genome shotgun sequence genome encodes the following:
- the LOC126587551 gene encoding LOB domain-containing protein 14-like → MTGSGSPCGACKFLRRKCVRGCIFAPYFCHEQGATHFSAIHKVFGASNVSKLLAHLPVSDRCEAAVTISYEAQARLQDPIYGCVSHIFALQQQVVSLQAQLASLKDQAAQCFLNGSAVANPNEKFYGKAPSHTEEAHSWFHELENSSNPLPKLINSNDAGTTSYYENGMMNSYNSVNGSYENSMNIPDENVSSYGSFEEGTSHSMSSFDMQTNYNRQWGFQDADELQPVAFRYTDLHSR, encoded by the exons atgACTGGTTCTGGTTCTCCTTGTGGAGCCTGCAAGTTCTTGAGAAGAAAATGTGTGAGAGGGTGTATTTTTGCACCTTACTTCTGCCATGAACAAGGTGCTACCCATTTCTCGGCCATCCACAAGGTTTTTGGCGCAAGCAATGTGTCGAAGCTGCTTGCTCACCTTCCGGTGAGTGATCGTTGTGAAGCCGCCGTGACGATATCATATGAAGCTCAAGCGAGGCTTCAAGATCCCATTTATGGTTGTGTTTCACATATTTTTGCTCTCCAGCAGCAG GTGGTCAGCTTACAAGCACAATTAGCTTCCCTTAAGGATCAAGCAGCTCAATGCTTTCTCAATGGCTCTGCTGTAGctaaccctaatgagaaatttTATGGGAAGGCTCCTTCTCACACAGAAGAAGCTCATAGTTGGTTTCATGAGTTAGAAAATTCATCAAACCCTTTGccaaaattgatcaattccaaTGATGCTGGAACCACATCATACTATGAGAATGGAATGATGAATTCATATAACTCTGTTAATGGGAGTTACGAAAATTCAAtgaatatcccagatgaaaatGTCTCTTCGTATGGCAGCTTTGAAGAGGGCACTTCTCATTCCATGTCTTCCTTTGACATGCAAACGAATTACAATAGGCAATGGGGTTTTCAGGATGCTGATGAACTTCAGCCAGTGGCTTTCAGATACACTGACCTGCATTCACGATGA
- the LOC126587392 gene encoding LOB domain-containing protein 16-like yields MASGGAGSAGIGTGSPCGACKFLRRKCAPDCIFAPYFCSEQGPARFAAIHKVFGASNVSKLLLHVPVHDRCEAVVTIAYEAQARIRDPVYGCVGHIFALQQQLACLQAQLMQAKAQLAHQSLVDSRNMESTQWQGNGIGNGSVTSFPSYTSYMNPISPQSSLDSIDPNSDIAMNMQEIQSSREEFSYQICSKKRPYNGNLGELQALAFRMMRN; encoded by the exons ATGGCTTCTGGGGGTGCTGGCAGCGCTGGTATTGGCACTGGATCTCCTTGTGGGGCATGCAAGTTTCTGAGGAGAAAGTGTGCACCTGATTGCATATTTGCACCTTATTTTTGCTCCGAGCAAGGACCTGCTCGTTTTGCTGCCATTCACAAAGTGTTTGGCGCCAGCAATGTGTCCAAGTTGTTGTTGCATGTTCCTGTTCATGATCGTTGTGAAGCTGTTGTCACAATTGCGTATGAAGCTCAAGCAAGAATTCGAGACCCCGTTTATGGATGCGTGGGTCACATTTTTGCCTTGCAACAACAG CTGGCATGTTTGCAAGCACAATTGATGCAAGCAAAGGCTCAACTGGCTCACCAGAGCCTTGTTGATTCAAGGAACATGGAGAGTACTCAGTGGCAGGGGAATGGGATTGGGAATGGATCAGTCACAAGCTTTCCGAGTTATACGAGTTACATGAATCCTATTTCACCCCAGAGCTCTCTGGACTCCATTGACCCCAACAGTGACATTGCCATGAATATGCAGGAGATTCAAAGTAGCAGAGAGGAGTTCTCGTACCAAATTTGTTCTAAGAAGAGACCATATAATGGTAACTTGGGGGAGCTTCAAGCTTTGGCCTTCAGAATGATGAGAAACTGA